The genomic interval agtgaaaagtgaaagtgaagttgctcagtcgtgtctgactcctagcgaccccatggactgcagcctaccaggctcctccgtccatgggattttccaggcaagagcactggagtggggtgccattgccttctccgagtctgaTGAGCTGTGGAAATAAAGTTTCTTCTGCATTTTCCACCACTGTTGCCATCATACTAATAAATGATTGTTTAGAACTTCACATTGATTACTGTCCCACTGAGTTCCCACCCAGTACTCAGCAGAACAGAACCTAAATGCCGAAAAGAGCACACCCGTGCTGCCAACCTGTAAAACGTGACCCTGGACTCCGCCCACAGTGCCTCGGTGGGCAAGTGCTGGATGTCGAGGAGGTCTGGCAGTGGCATTGAGCAGCCTAGAAGTGTCTAGGACAGAGGACATCTAAGTTGTCACAAGAAGGCCATGTCAGGATTAGACCGGGGAAGCGGGGCTGGAATTGTCCAGGCAGAGGAGACTGCAAGTGTGACGAGGAAGCAGAGTCCATTTGAGGAACAGGAAGTGGAGGCATCAGGAGCAGTTGGAGAGATAAAACTGGAAGTGTGAGCTGGGGCCCCCACACATGGGGAGTCACGGGAGACTTTAAAGGGCTTTAATGTTCCATTAGCACTGCAGCCGTCGAATGTCTCCTCTGGGCCAAGAGATCAGGTAGTTTGAGAGGCGCATCAGTTAGGAGGCTGGTAGAGCTCCCGGGTGAGTGGAGACCCCAGGCTGGCTGGCTCAGGGACCTGGCACTGGGGAGACAGAGCAGACAGGTCTGAGCTGGTGGTCATGAATGTCTGGCCAGAGAGCAGCCAAAGGGCATTGAGGTGGCAGGAGTATCTTTCCTCCTAAATTGAGGACCCTGGGGCATTGGGAAATAGGGCTCAAGCTGGGCCTCTGACTCTGGCTGACATAACCCTCCCCACCTATATCTGCTTCTCCCCCCAGCAGCATGAGTCACTGGAGAAGCAGAACCACGCCCTGCGGAAGGAGATCCAGGCCCTTCAGGCCGAGCTAGCCTGGTGGACTCAGGCCCTGCACGTGCATGAGCGCCTGTGCCTGCTGGACTGTGCCTCCTGCTTGGCTCCAGGGGCCGCTGGCTGCTGGGGCCAGGCCGAGCGGCCCCCAGGCTCCGTGCCCCACGGACAGCATGGCTGCCAGGAGCAGCTGGGCCTGTTCCGGACCCCAGTCTCTTCTCCCTCGGCTCCGCAACCCTCTCCAGACCCACAGCCTCATGGTTCCCTCAGCCTCCTCCTGTCCCCTCTGCCCTCACTGTCCCTCGGTCCCACTGCAGtcactgcatctcctgcacagctgtcacccagccctgcccagtcCACCTCCCCTGCTGGCTCTGGCCTGCTGAAACCTTCCTCTAAGCTCAACATCGTCCTGCCCAGCCCCACAGCCCAACCTGCCCCTCTAGAGTTCCTCAGGCTGGAGCACCCCAACGGGGGAAAGCCAGGGTCCACACCCCACAGCCCCTCAGCTGCTACGGGGCTGGGGTCTCTGCAGGGCAGGGAGCATAAGCCAGCTTCCTCAGCAGCAGATTGGCAAGGGCTGGGCGTGgatcccagcccccaccccctcctggaCTTCCCTCTGCTCTCTTCTGCTCAAGTCCACTTCTAATCTGGCCCCCAGAACTGGGCTAACCCCTTCCTTGGACCCAGGAAGCAGCCTCAGCACACAGGCATCTCCTCTGTTGCTGCTGGGGGCTGCCTTTCTTGGCTGACCAGCTAACTAGGAGTAGAAAggacacagaggctcagagaagccaagtgacttgtccaaggtcacacagcctttCTTGGGACTCGAAACATCACAATCTGCTCCTCCTTCTCCTGGTGGGATCCTGGCCCAGGCACCGTAGGGGCTGGGGTCCTAGAAACCTAGAGCCGGCATGAGAGGTTTAAgtgctgggagtggggagggacgCTCCCCACTGTTTGCTCTGTGATTCCCAGGGCCACAAAGCCCTGTAATTTCTGAAAGTTTGCCTTTACTGGGGCTGGTCCAGAGCCCAAACCCAGGTGGGGAAGGGCCCAGCAGGAGCCCAGAAGAGAATCCTTTCTGCTCCTAGTAGTTTTTTCAATGCCAAAGAGCTGAACCTGTGGGTTGGAGTTGTGGACAAGCCTGGAGCAGTCCCCTCTGGGATTTCTACCCACTGAGGGTCCATAGCCACATGGTGACCTTGGATTCTGAAGGGTCGGCTCACCAAGCTATTCCCGAAAACTCCCtacctctcccttcctcccagggCCATGGTGAGTGGACTTCTGAGAGCATTCATATCCTGCACAAAAGGCAGGTGGAAAGAATGAGGGAAGGACCAGGTGCAAACTTAGGTTTGAGCAAGTGGTGGACTTGAACCTTTTGCTTTGTGAttccctgcttcccaggtggtgatagtggtaaagaacttgcctgccaatgcaggagacgtaagagacgcaggttccagccctaggttgggaatatcccctggaggagggcatggcaacccactccagtattcttgcttggagaatccccctggacagaggagcctggcgggctacagtccgtgggggcgcaaagagttggacatgactgagcaactagcacttagCACGCAGCGAGACCTGTGTCTTCTTCAGTGCTGTCCTCATCCCTGTGCAGCCCACAGGCCCCCATTACCCTCCAGCCCCTCTGAGCAATGACCCTGTTGCTCTTTGGCCTGATGGAGCAGGGTCCTGGGACCAGATAGGAGCACAGTTGCAGCGCCTGcttggggatgggggtggaagTGCGGGACGGTTCTCATTCAGACTCAAGACGAACACTGTAAGGGGACAGAGATGAGAAACTCCAGCTCTTCACCCAGATTTACACATGTAAGCAGACACTAGGCTAGTGTTTGACACACTCCAGGAAATGCTGAGCACTTGGTACCTATGTTATGATAAATAAAGTGTTTTccaattctttttgctttggttaGTTGTTTAAAATTCTGACTGTACTTTGTACTATTGAACCAAAAGACCTTTGAAAGGAAAGCACATGGTCTAGAATCTTAAGTGGGCAATCCCTCATGGACTTCTTAATCCAACCTCccttcccattttgcagatgaggagactgaggccttAAGATGGGATGGACTTGCTCAGAGTCATGCAGGAAGAGGAGGTGTCGTGGCCACAGGATTGTGGATGGCTGCAGAGCAGGAGTCACCAGCAGGTTCAGGGAGAACAGACTGGTGGGAGGGAAGCCAAGACATTGTTGGTTGGAGGCTGGCTTGAGTCTGGGACAAGAGTCGATATGACGTATGGCGCTCCAGGACTCGTGGGGTGACGAGGACACTGTGGCCTGGCTTGTGTCTGTATAACCTAAAATTTGTCAGGCACTCTCTGTGTAACTTGGGTTAACTCATTGATGCCTCTAATAACTCTGGAAAGTAGATATAATTATTAGCCCATTGTTTGGAAGGGGAAACCAAGGCCCACGGGTGTAAAGGTCACGTAGCTAGGAAATGGTATAGGCTTGATATAACTCAGGAGCACTTAACCACAGGTGATTCTGCCTTCTACCTTCCTGGAACTTTCCCTGTAGGCCCTGAATGGAGGGGCTGAAACATGCCCATAGACATGACCCAAGAAGGTAAAACCCTACCTTAAGCTCAAAATAAGAGAGGGGAGTGACTTAATTAATGTTGGTACACTCATACCccagaagagatggtaagaacaAAGAATGctttgaagaatatttaatgagGTGAGAAAATGCTTACAACATATCAAGCAGAAAAAATGGAATGTGCAACTGTCACtatagttttctgtttgtttaaaaatataaacagaatcaaAGGAGTGGGAGGAGGTGCTGTAGATTCTTGAGGCATATGAGCTAATATCTGTGAATCCCCAAATTGTAAACAGCCACCACTGTAGCAGAAGCCTTCCACATGGTTGAATATATCCTAGAAATCTATATCTGGGTGtgtctattgctgcataacaaattattcCAAAACCCAGTGGTTtaatcaacaaacatttatcatcTTAAAATTCCCGTAGAGTGGGAATCTGGGCACAGCTTAGTGGCTCAGGGTTTCTCACAGGCTCCAATCAAAGTGTTGGCCAAGGACTTCtccggtggcccagtggttcagacttcacctcccaatgcaggagggttGAGTTCCAACCCTGTtcagggactaagatcctgcatgccttgggggcaaaaagaaaaaaacaaacaaacatgaaacagaagcaatattgtaacaaattcaataaagtctttaaaaatggtccacacaaacaacaacaacgacccgagcaaatgaaaaaaaaaacataaaaatacagttCTCAAACCACAAAGTGTTGGCCGGAGCTGCAATCATCCAAAGGCTCAACTGGGGGATCGGCTCCCAAGCTCACATGTATGGCTCCCTGTGGGCCTCAGAAGGTCCACTCCCAAGCTTATTCACCAGGTCATTGGCAGAACTGAGTTCCTGGAGGGCTGCTGGACTGAGGACCTCAGGTTCTTACAGGCTGTTGGGTGCAGGTATTATCTCCTTGCCATGTGGGCCTCTCCATAGGGCTGTttgacatggcagctggcttcgcTCAGAACAAGCAagccagaaagtgaaaaaggtgaGCGATCAGAAGCCACAGTCTTTTTGTAACTTAATTTCAGAAATGACATCCTGTCAGTTTTACTATGTTCTGTTGAGTAGAGGCAAGTTACTAGATCCAGCCCACACTCAAGAGAAGAGGATGTCACAAAGGCATAAAAGCCAGAAGGTGGGGCCTCCCTTGGGGTtcagtggatgagaatctgcctgccagtgcaggggacacaggttcgatccctggtccaggaagattccacatgctatggagcagctaagcccgtgtgccacaaccactgagcctgtgctctagagcctgcgctctacaagagaagccactgcaatgagaattcTGTGCACTTCAGTGAAGAGGAGCCCTCATTTGCCAGAACTAGAGAAAGTcagcatgcagcaacgaagacccactgcagccaaaaatataaaacaaaaacaaaaaaaacagaaggcAGGACCATTGGGAGAATATTCATTTTAGAGGTTGCTCATCACACTGGGTGAGAACTAGTACTTTCTTGGatcccttctttttccttttatcatcagcactaacccactccagtgttcttgcctggagaaccccgggatggcggagcctggtgggctgtcatctatgaggtcgcacagagttggacacgactgaagcaacttagcagcagcagcactagcaGCTGGCTTTCCTTGGGGAGACTATTTGTTTTTAGGAGGAAACAATTTTGACCCCTTGACAGCAGTGGTCATGCCCCCAGTAGTAGGCAGAGATAATCTGGTAGGTTTGAGGCTCCAGCAAGGCTAGAGACACTCAGCCTCACGTTAGCCTTACACAATGCAGACGCTCACTCCTCGGGAACGACCTTTGAAGTGACGCATGAACAGTCAGTGCTGAAAGAGCAAGTGTGTGCAAGCCAAGAGTCTTCTATGCTTTGAAAAGTAATCACTCACTGGAGGACTGAATGTAAACTCAATAAAAATTCTTccagctgttttatttttttctgatatttaccTCTCTACAGGgttgaatgggcttccctaatggctcagcaggtaaagaatctgcctgcaatgcaggagacatgggttagatccccagatcaggaagatcccctggagaagggcatggcaacccactccagtattcttgcttggagaatcccatggacagaggagccctgtggggtacagtccatggggttgcagagtcagacacgactgaagcgaccaagcacagcacacaacacaGTGAGTTGAACGGTAGCACTTGAAAGATAAGTCCACCTAGAACCTGCAAATGTGCCCTTAGGGTTTTGCAgatacaattaaattaaaaatctccAGA from Bos indicus x Bos taurus breed Angus x Brahman F1 hybrid chromosome 29, Bos_hybrid_MaternalHap_v2.0, whole genome shotgun sequence carries:
- the BATF2 gene encoding basic leucine zipper transcriptional factor ATF-like 2 isoform X1 codes for the protein MHLCGGDGPLTRTDAEEHQRQLRKKQKNRAAAQRSRQKHTNKADALHQQHESLEKQNHALRKEIQALQAELAWWTQALHVHERLCLLDCASCLAPGAAGCWGQAERPPGSVPHGQHGCQEQLGLFRTPVSSPSAPQPSPDPQPHGSLSLLLSPLPSLSLGPTAVTASPAQLSPSPAQSTSPAGSGLLKPSSKLNIVLPSPTAQPAPLEFLRLEHPNGGKPGSTPHSPSAATGLGSLQGREHKPASSAADWQGLGVDPSPHPLLDFPLLSSAQVHF
- the BATF2 gene encoding basic leucine zipper transcriptional factor ATF-like 2 isoform X2 → MHLCGGDGPLTRTDAEEHQRQLRKKQKNRAAAQRSRQKHTNKADALHQHESLEKQNHALRKEIQALQAELAWWTQALHVHERLCLLDCASCLAPGAAGCWGQAERPPGSVPHGQHGCQEQLGLFRTPVSSPSAPQPSPDPQPHGSLSLLLSPLPSLSLGPTAVTASPAQLSPSPAQSTSPAGSGLLKPSSKLNIVLPSPTAQPAPLEFLRLEHPNGGKPGSTPHSPSAATGLGSLQGREHKPASSAADWQGLGVDPSPHPLLDFPLLSSAQVHF